A window from Borrelia sp. P9F1 encodes these proteins:
- the rpmA gene encoding 50S ribosomal protein L27, which produces MATSKSGGSSKNGRDSISKRLGVKRSGGQFVRAGEIIVRQRGTKFHRGKNSGLGRDYTIFALKDGVVEFKTSGGRKYVNIV; this is translated from the coding sequence ATGGCAACGAGTAAGAGTGGAGGTAGCTCTAAGAATGGAAGGGATTCTATATCTAAGAGACTTGGTGTTAAGAGGAGTGGGGGTCAATTTGTTAGAGCTGGAGAGATTATTGTGAGGCAGAGGGGTACCAAGTTTCATAGGGGAAAGAATTCTGGATTAGGTAGAGATTATACAATTTTTGCATTAAAGGATGGCGTGGTGGAGTTTAAAACTTCTGGGGGACGGAAATATGTGAATATTGTTTAA
- a CDS encoding ribosomal-processing cysteine protease Prp, with translation MINVLIRTRSSVVVYILADGHARGVGCVNVVCASFSFLLRTFLGVLDFEGEDFVVDNALRGYLEFRPSFRDLSKKGLFYYSRFLIRGIRDLCFEYPCDIKLILEEIDGNE, from the coding sequence GTGATCAATGTTTTAATTAGAACTCGGAGTAGCGTGGTTGTTTACATACTGGCCGACGGGCATGCTAGGGGTGTTGGCTGTGTTAATGTGGTTTGCGCTTCTTTTTCTTTTCTTTTAAGGACGTTTTTGGGTGTTCTTGATTTTGAGGGGGAGGATTTCGTGGTTGATAATGCTTTAAGGGGCTATTTAGAGTTCAGGCCTTCGTTTAGAGATCTGAGTAAGAAGGGTCTTTTTTATTATAGTAGGTTCTTGATAAGGGGAATAAGGGATTTGTGTTTTGAATACCCTTGTGATATTAAGTTGATTTTGGAGGAAATTGATGGCAACGAGTAA
- a CDS encoding adenine phosphoribosyltransferase — translation MVDRTAYYDKFISRVPNFPKPGILFYDITGVLLSAEAYESLIEDVCAFYSSKKIDCIAAIESRGYLVGSPLALRMRLPLLLIRKEGKLPREVLREEYELEYGVSSIEIHKDDVKRHSNILLVDDILATGGTLKAAAVLLEKAGGAISDIFCFIELVGINGRDALGEYNFNSLVRYP, via the coding sequence ATGGTAGATAGGACGGCATATTACGACAAGTTTATTTCAAGAGTGCCTAACTTTCCAAAGCCAGGGATACTTTTTTATGATATTACCGGTGTTTTGTTGAGCGCTGAGGCGTACGAGTCTTTGATTGAGGATGTGTGTGCGTTTTATTCGTCGAAAAAAATCGATTGTATTGCGGCTATTGAATCAAGGGGATATCTTGTTGGGTCTCCTTTGGCTTTGAGAATGAGATTACCTCTTTTGTTAATCAGAAAAGAGGGCAAGCTTCCAAGGGAGGTTTTAAGGGAGGAATATGAGCTTGAGTATGGAGTTAGCAGTATTGAGATACACAAAGATGATGTTAAGAGGCATTCAAATATTTTGTTGGTAGATGATATTTTGGCCACTGGGGGTACGTTAAAAGCGGCGGCTGTGCTACTTGAAAAAGCTGGTGGAGCAATATCTGATATATTTTGTTTTATTGAACTTGTGGGGATTAATGGTAGAGATGCTTTAGGGGAATATAATTTTAATTCTCTTGTCAGATATCCTTGA
- the flgG gene encoding flagellar basal-body rod protein FlgG has translation MMRSLWTAASGMKAQQYNVDTIANNLSNVNTTGFKKTRAEFEDLVYQTQSRAGTPASEDTVRPFGNQVGHGTKVSATHIIFEQGKFRATNLNTDVAIEGDGFYKMLLPDGTYGYTRDGSFKIDANGDLVTNQGYRLLPEVSLPEEYIQDSLTISQEGIISVKIDGDSDPVELGQIEISRFVNPSGLIAVGSNVFKETVGSGKEISGTPGSDGMGRLRQGILEMSNVSVAEEMVTMIVAQRAYEINSKAIQTSDNMLGIANNLKR, from the coding sequence ATGATGAGATCGCTATGGACGGCGGCCAGTGGTATGAAGGCACAGCAGTATAACGTAGATACGATAGCTAATAATCTTTCAAATGTTAACACTACGGGATTTAAAAAAACAAGAGCCGAGTTTGAGGACCTAGTGTATCAAACACAAAGCAGGGCTGGTACTCCTGCTTCTGAAGACACGGTAAGGCCTTTTGGAAATCAGGTTGGGCATGGGACAAAGGTGTCAGCAACACATATAATTTTTGAGCAGGGAAAATTCAGGGCTACCAATTTGAACACTGATGTTGCAATTGAGGGCGACGGTTTTTACAAGATGCTTTTACCAGATGGTACTTATGGCTACACTAGAGACGGTTCGTTTAAAATAGATGCAAATGGCGATCTTGTAACAAACCAAGGGTATAGGTTATTACCCGAGGTATCTCTTCCTGAAGAGTACATACAAGACTCTCTTACAATATCCCAAGAAGGAATAATATCTGTAAAAATCGATGGTGATTCTGATCCAGTTGAACTTGGGCAAATAGAAATTTCAAGATTTGTAAATCCGTCAGGTCTTATTGCAGTTGGAAGCAATGTTTTTAAGGAAACCGTTGGCTCTGGGAAGGAAATATCTGGGACTCCTGGAAGTGATGGTATGGGTCGGCTAAGACAAGGGATTCTTGAAATGTCAAATGTATCTGTTGCAGAAGAAATGGTAACAATGATTGTTGCGCAAAGGGCTTATGAGATAAACTCAAAGGCAATTCAAACTTCAGATAACATGTTAGGTATTGCCAACAACTTAAAAAGGTAG
- the flgF gene encoding flagellar basal-body rod protein FlgF, whose amino-acid sequence MVRGIYTAASGMVAQRHRLDVIANNLANVDLAGYKGTLSVQKAFPEMLIRRLNDDGLYKLPKGYLETAPVIGKIGTGVEENETYTSFEQGPLKTTGNPLDMALTGEGFFVVQTPKGERYTRNGSFTLGKEGILVTKDGYPVIGEKGYIRLKDNNFKITDQGQIFHNGEFESDPRRLVSEHENSWGNYELLDSLKIVRFEETRFLKKQGNSLWGSTEISGPPRDIELGLRPKIETGILEGSNVNAINEMVSMIEVNRAYEANQKTIQTEDSLLGKLINEIGKF is encoded by the coding sequence GTGGTAAGGGGTATATACACTGCTGCTAGTGGGATGGTGGCGCAAAGGCACAGGTTGGATGTTATTGCGAACAACTTGGCGAACGTTGATCTTGCGGGGTACAAAGGGACCTTATCTGTCCAAAAAGCCTTCCCCGAGATGTTGATTAGAAGGCTTAACGATGATGGTCTTTATAAACTTCCCAAAGGCTATCTTGAGACAGCGCCAGTTATTGGGAAAATTGGCACGGGTGTTGAAGAAAATGAAACATACACTTCCTTCGAGCAAGGGCCACTTAAAACAACAGGTAACCCTCTTGACATGGCATTAACTGGCGAAGGGTTCTTTGTGGTTCAAACTCCAAAGGGGGAAAGATATACAAGAAATGGGTCTTTTACACTTGGAAAGGAAGGTATACTTGTTACAAAAGATGGATACCCCGTTATTGGAGAAAAGGGGTATATTCGTCTAAAGGACAACAATTTTAAAATAACAGATCAGGGCCAGATATTTCATAATGGTGAATTTGAATCTGATCCTAGAAGGCTTGTAAGCGAACATGAGAACTCTTGGGGAAATTACGAACTACTTGATAGTCTGAAGATCGTAAGGTTTGAAGAAACAAGATTTTTAAAGAAACAGGGAAACTCCCTCTGGGGTAGCACAGAAATATCAGGACCCCCTAGGGACATTGAATTGGGTTTAAGGCCTAAAATTGAAACCGGCATCTTAGAGGGATCTAACGTAAATGCCATTAACGAAATGGTATCGATGATTGAGGTTAATAGAGCTTACGAAGCAAATCAGAAGACTATACAGACTGAAGACTCGCTTCTTGGTAAATTAATTAACGAAATAGGAAAGTTTTAA
- a CDS encoding flagellar basal body P-ring protein FlgI, producing the protein MMKLMVFVVLSLKAVLISFSQEDQSLKGFNKGGVPGQSGEKIRLKELAKIQPTNSSVLTGIGIVAGLAGKGDTLKKDKEALSKILTQIGIKGDGIELNSIESKNIALVHASLRINGNMIEGSSQDVHVASVLDSKDLTNGLLLRTELKNGEGKIIAIASGPVTTNEKSRGTGLIAKGATIHESKDYSRYNIILKKENYTLADEISKKLNQKGIKNNIKSGNIIEIEIEKIGLLSEIEQIKIETSPVVLINETDKTVMASKNAEIGPLMLLIERNENNSFGSKKNEKVKIEIQKMNLSEFISKNVNALTNDELITIIKKSKKINKLNGELILEEQNAQ; encoded by the coding sequence ATGATGAAATTGATGGTGTTCGTTGTATTAAGCTTGAAAGCGGTCCTCATTTCATTTTCCCAAGAAGATCAATCTCTTAAAGGGTTTAATAAGGGTGGCGTTCCTGGCCAATCAGGAGAGAAGATAAGACTAAAAGAACTTGCAAAAATACAGCCCACAAATTCCTCTGTGCTAACAGGAATCGGCATAGTAGCGGGACTCGCTGGGAAAGGAGATACACTCAAGAAGGATAAAGAGGCCCTAAGCAAGATCTTAACTCAGATTGGCATAAAGGGGGATGGAATAGAATTAAATAGCATAGAAAGCAAAAACATCGCCCTGGTACACGCGTCACTCAGGATAAATGGCAACATGATTGAGGGTTCAAGTCAGGATGTTCATGTAGCATCTGTATTGGATTCAAAAGATTTAACGAATGGCCTCCTGTTAAGAACAGAACTGAAAAACGGAGAAGGGAAGATAATAGCAATCGCGTCAGGCCCAGTAACCACTAACGAAAAATCAAGAGGAACAGGACTTATAGCAAAGGGAGCTACAATACATGAGAGCAAAGATTATTCTCGATACAATATCATCCTAAAGAAGGAAAATTATACCCTAGCAGATGAAATAAGTAAAAAGCTTAATCAAAAAGGTATTAAAAATAACATAAAATCTGGAAACATAATAGAGATAGAGATAGAAAAAATTGGACTGCTAAGCGAGATTGAACAAATAAAAATAGAAACTTCTCCCGTTGTTTTAATAAATGAAACAGATAAAACCGTAATGGCAAGTAAAAATGCAGAAATAGGACCTTTAATGCTTTTAATTGAGAGAAATGAGAATAACTCGTTTGGCAGTAAAAAGAACGAAAAAGTTAAGATAGAAATACAAAAAATGAACCTAAGTGAATTTATATCAAAAAATGTAAATGCACTCACTAACGATGAGTTGATAACAATAATTAAAAAATCTAAAAAAATTAATAAATTAAACGGAGAATTAATTTTGGAGGAGCAAAATGCACAATAG
- a CDS encoding DUF2147 domain-containing protein has translation MIKRGLVIALLSFFPSFVFSESGYAGNVKDGSEVLGYWVGYDEATNVKNSVVYVYKYKGKVYGRILNVIREGKVYDVDNPSGSKVVGFNQLGIEGLDFMWGLKYFPDYGKWDQGKIIDPNNGKIYTSEMRVDSETGDLVTKGKVWVFGRTKVWTRAREGEVPGLDVSDLVPNPPVPE, from the coding sequence ATGATTAAAAGAGGCTTGGTGATTGCGCTTTTATCTTTTTTTCCGTCTTTTGTATTCTCAGAATCTGGTTATGCTGGAAATGTCAAAGATGGTAGCGAGGTTTTGGGATATTGGGTCGGGTATGATGAAGCTACTAACGTTAAAAACTCTGTGGTGTATGTGTATAAGTACAAAGGCAAGGTGTACGGTAGAATACTGAACGTGATTAGAGAAGGGAAGGTTTATGATGTTGATAATCCTTCAGGGTCTAAAGTTGTGGGTTTTAATCAATTGGGGATTGAGGGCCTTGATTTCATGTGGGGGCTTAAATATTTTCCTGATTATGGTAAGTGGGATCAGGGTAAGATCATTGACCCTAATAATGGTAAGATTTATACTTCCGAGATGAGAGTAGATTCAGAAACCGGAGATCTTGTGACCAAGGGCAAGGTGTGGGTTTTCGGTAGGACTAAAGTTTGGACTAGAGCTAGGGAGGGTGAGGTTCCTGGGCTTGATGTGAGCGACTTGGTGCCAAATCCTCCTGTTCCGGAATAA
- a CDS encoding rod-binding protein has translation MHNRIDLQFLETKSQINQIKNLKSKAKQVGKHNSDLYDASLEFEAIFVNQMLKSMRSSLRKENNLISGGQTEEIFEDMLYLERAKQISKYKNFGLADLIYNQIAEINNFSQ, from the coding sequence ATGCACAATAGGATTGATCTGCAATTTCTAGAAACAAAAAGTCAAATAAATCAAATAAAAAATTTAAAGAGTAAAGCTAAACAGGTAGGCAAACACAACAGTGATCTCTATGACGCCTCTTTGGAATTTGAGGCAATATTTGTCAACCAGATGCTTAAGAGCATGAGAAGCTCTTTGAGGAAAGAGAATAACTTAATAAGTGGAGGCCAAACAGAGGAAATTTTTGAAGATATGCTTTATTTAGAAAGAGCAAAACAAATATCAAAATACAAAAATTTCGGGCTTGCTGATTTAATCTACAATCAAATAGCAGAAATAAATAATTTTAGCCAATAA
- the rplU gene encoding 50S ribosomal protein L21 — translation MYALLDIRGKQYKAVVGEILKIDKIDSGEGERVEFEGVTLVNKEGDVKIGRPYVLGSCVRCTYLEDRKDKKVISYRYRRRKSSERKVGHRQVYSYVLVNDIVCQ, via the coding sequence ATGTATGCGTTGTTAGATATAAGGGGTAAGCAGTACAAGGCTGTTGTGGGGGAGATTTTAAAGATAGATAAGATTGATTCCGGTGAGGGCGAGAGGGTAGAGTTTGAAGGTGTTACCCTTGTAAATAAGGAAGGGGATGTAAAGATAGGAAGGCCTTATGTTTTGGGATCTTGTGTGAGGTGTACTTACTTGGAGGATCGTAAGGATAAGAAGGTTATTTCTTACAGGTATAGGCGGAGAAAGTCAAGTGAGCGGAAGGTGGGACACCGGCAAGTTTATTCTTATGTGTTGGTCAATGATATTGTTTGTCAGTGA